In Paracoccus jeotgali, the following are encoded in one genomic region:
- a CDS encoding acyl-CoA thioesterase — protein MYPLIRFAKEMIKFRRAPRLAPLGTHVSDHICWPWDLDPWIELNNGRTLTLFDLGRIPMASRMGLIGQLRAQGWGITVAGSSVRYRRRVRAFQRFRMTSRVIGWDARFVYIEQAMWRGTDCCNHALLRTAVTSAEGIVPPQRVLDLLQASHQPPPLPDWVEAWIAAEQTRPWPPELPPDAQAALTR, from the coding sequence ATGTATCCGCTGATCCGTTTCGCCAAAGAGATGATCAAGTTCCGCCGGGCGCCGCGTCTGGCGCCGCTGGGCACGCATGTCTCGGACCATATCTGCTGGCCATGGGATCTGGACCCGTGGATCGAGCTGAACAACGGCCGCACGCTGACGCTGTTCGATCTGGGCCGCATCCCGATGGCATCGCGGATGGGGCTGATCGGCCAGCTGCGCGCGCAGGGCTGGGGGATCACGGTCGCGGGCAGTTCGGTCCGCTATCGCCGCCGTGTCCGGGCGTTCCAGCGCTTTCGCATGACCTCGCGGGTGATCGGCTGGGACGCGCGTTTCGTCTATATCGAGCAGGCGATGTGGCGCGGGACCGATTGCTGCAACCACGCGCTGCTGCGCACGGCGGTCACCTCTGCCGAGGGCATCGTCCCGCCGCAACGGGTGCTGGACCTGCTGCAGGCCAGCCATCAGCCGCCGCCGCTGCCCGATTGGGTCGAGGCGTGGATCGCCGCCGAACAGACCCGGCCCTGGCCGCCGGAACTGCCGCCCGACGCGCAGGCGGCGCTGACCCGGTGA
- a CDS encoding MFS transporter: MNRKRIWGWWFFDWAGQPYHTLLVTFIFSIYFAEVAKRAYIAQGHDVMLAGAHAQTLWGYGLAISGAVIALLAPLLGAVADRSGRKLPWIWFFSGMVVVGASGLWLLTPQDPRLITALAFFGVGLIGMEFATIFTNALLPGLAPRDEIGRLSGSGFAFGYLGGLVALAIMLLFFAETPSGRTLLGIPPLFGLDPALREGTRFVGPFTALWYAVFMLPFWFWVTEPKGLRMGPISLRAAAADLWQTVKGLRQRRSLAVWLVSSMLSRDGLNALYGFGGVYAGTVLGWPVFLSGVFGVVSVISAAVISWLGGRADRRYGPKPVIVSAILLLTLVCVIIVGMTRETLFGLSLAAGSRVPDVMFFICGAMIGGAGGAMQAASRTLTVRHTSDERATEVFGLYALSGKATAFLAPFLIALVTDLTGNQRIGVTPLIVMFLLALFLLRWVNKNGEGPQ, from the coding sequence GTGAACCGAAAGCGCATCTGGGGGTGGTGGTTTTTCGATTGGGCGGGGCAGCCCTATCACACCCTGCTGGTCACCTTCATCTTCTCGATCTATTTCGCCGAGGTCGCCAAGCGCGCCTATATCGCGCAAGGCCACGACGTCATGCTGGCGGGCGCCCATGCGCAGACGCTGTGGGGGTATGGTCTGGCGATCAGCGGCGCGGTGATCGCGCTGCTTGCGCCGCTGCTGGGGGCGGTGGCGGACCGTTCCGGGCGCAAGCTGCCGTGGATCTGGTTTTTCTCCGGCATGGTCGTGGTCGGGGCCTCTGGCCTGTGGCTGCTGACCCCGCAGGACCCGCGCCTGATCACGGCGCTGGCGTTTTTCGGCGTCGGCCTGATCGGGATGGAGTTCGCGACCATCTTCACCAACGCCCTGCTGCCCGGCCTCGCGCCAAGGGACGAGATCGGGCGGCTGTCGGGGTCCGGCTTTGCCTTCGGCTATCTGGGCGGGCTGGTGGCGCTGGCGATCATGCTGCTGTTCTTTGCCGAGACGCCCAGCGGGCGGACCCTGCTGGGCATCCCGCCGCTGTTCGGGCTGGACCCGGCCTTGCGCGAAGGCACGCGCTTTGTCGGGCCGTTCACGGCGCTGTGGTATGCGGTCTTCATGCTGCCCTTCTGGTTCTGGGTGACAGAGCCGAAGGGCCTGCGGATGGGGCCGATCAGCCTGCGCGCGGCGGCTGCCGATCTGTGGCAGACCGTCAAGGGGCTGCGGCAGCGGCGCAGCCTGGCGGTCTGGCTGGTGTCGTCGATGCTGTCGCGGGACGGGCTGAACGCGCTTTACGGCTTTGGCGGGGTCTATGCCGGCACGGTGCTGGGCTGGCCGGTGTTCCTCTCGGGCGTGTTCGGCGTGGTCAGCGTCATCTCGGCGGCGGTGATCTCGTGGCTGGGCGGGCGCGCCGACCGGCGCTATGGGCCCAAGCCGGTGATCGTGAGCGCGATCCTGCTGCTGACGCTGGTCTGCGTCATCATCGTCGGCATGACGCGGGAAACCCTGTTCGGCCTGTCGCTGGCAGCGGGCAGCCGGGTGCCGGATGTCATGTTCTTCATCTGCGGGGCGATGATCGGCGGCGCGGGCGGGGCGATGCAGGCGGCCTCGCGCACGCTGACGGTGCGCCACACCAGCGACGAGCGCGCGACCGAGGTGTTCGGTCTTTATGCGCTGTCGGGCAAGGCCACCGCCTTCCTCGCGCCCTTCCTGATCGCGCTGGTCACCGACCTGACCGGCAATCAGCGGATCGGGGTCACGCCGCTGATCGTGATGTTTCTTCTGGCCCTGTTCCTGCTAAGATGGGTCAACAAGAACGGAGAGGGGCCGCAGTGA
- the mepA gene encoding penicillin-insensitive murein endopeptidase produces the protein MIRKFLLTVAAAAALAMPAMADPLAKDVFGRVPGPTAGTPVSIGTYSKGCVSGAAQLPESGPTWQAMRLSRNRNWGHPDMVGFVMGLSQAAAKMGWKGIYVGDMSQSRGGPMLTGHASHQLGLDADIWMLPPASLSLTPAQRESISSISVVAKNGLGVNGNWTRGHAGLIQSAAMDPRVDRIFLDAAIKVAMCDMNGDRGAWLQKLRPTPNHDYHFHVRLNCPAGSGTGCQNTAAPVAALSGNDNGCGAARQELAYRANPSTRPKYTPDPDYRHPRSFRLSEMPRQCQAVATAR, from the coding sequence GTGATCCGCAAATTTCTTCTGACCGTCGCCGCAGCGGCGGCCTTGGCGATGCCCGCCATGGCCGACCCGCTGGCCAAGGATGTCTTCGGCCGCGTGCCCGGCCCGACCGCCGGAACCCCGGTGTCGATCGGCACCTACAGCAAGGGCTGCGTCTCGGGCGCGGCGCAACTGCCGGAAAGCGGGCCGACATGGCAGGCCATGCGGCTGTCGCGCAACCGCAACTGGGGCCATCCCGACATGGTCGGTTTCGTCATGGGCCTGTCGCAGGCGGCGGCCAAGATGGGCTGGAAGGGCATCTATGTCGGCGATATGAGCCAGTCGCGCGGCGGGCCGATGCTGACCGGCCATGCCAGCCATCAGTTGGGGCTGGACGCCGATATCTGGATGCTGCCGCCCGCCAGCCTGTCGCTGACGCCGGCGCAGCGCGAGAGCATCTCGTCGATCTCGGTCGTGGCCAAGAACGGGCTGGGCGTGAACGGCAACTGGACGCGCGGCCATGCCGGGCTGATCCAGTCGGCCGCCATGGACCCGCGCGTCGACCGCATCTTTCTGGACGCCGCGATCAAGGTTGCGATGTGCGACATGAACGGCGACCGGGGCGCGTGGCTGCAAAAGCTGCGGCCGACGCCGAACCACGATTACCACTTCCACGTCCGGCTGAACTGCCCGGCGGGCAGCGGCACGGGGTGCCAGAACACCGCCGCACCGGTGGCCGCGCTGTCGGGCAACGACAATGGCTGCGGCGCGGCGCGTCAGGAACTCGCCTATCGCGCCAACCCCTCGACCCGGCCGAAATACACGCCTGACCCGGATTACCGCCATCCGCGCAGCTTCCGCCTAAGCGAGATGCCCCGGCAATGTCAGGCCGTCGCGACCGCCCGGTGA
- a CDS encoding esterase-like activity of phytase family protein translates to MSGRRDRPVILAALLFLLAGPALAAEADGARPQMEYIATHVWREPDADFGGFSGIEVSEDGSQFHVITDRAWIRWGRIERDSAGRIRDLTTLGRAQLQDSQGRPLPPGRLGDSEGLAIATDGTIYVSFEGLNRVARYDDPDGPATPLPIPEEWAELVTNEGFEALAITDDGDVLTLPEYAPDGRSFPIWRYRDGAWAQPFSIPGDPDWQAVGADMGPDGRLYLLERNFRWLLGFRSRVRRMELTETGPQQIETLLTTSTLQYDNLEGIAVWSDDLGIRITMISDDNFLPVQRTEVVEYRIIDPTP, encoded by the coding sequence ATGTCAGGCCGTCGCGACCGCCCGGTGATCCTTGCCGCGCTGCTGTTCCTGCTGGCCGGACCGGCGCTCGCGGCCGAGGCCGATGGCGCCCGGCCGCAGATGGAATACATCGCCACCCATGTCTGGCGCGAGCCTGATGCCGATTTCGGCGGGTTCTCGGGCATTGAGGTGTCTGAGGACGGGTCGCAGTTCCACGTCATCACCGACCGCGCCTGGATCCGCTGGGGCCGGATCGAGCGGGACAGCGCCGGCCGCATCCGCGATCTGACCACGCTGGGCCGCGCGCAGTTGCAGGACAGTCAGGGCCGACCGCTGCCGCCGGGCCGGCTGGGCGACAGCGAGGGGCTGGCCATCGCCACCGACGGCACCATCTATGTCAGCTTCGAAGGCCTGAACCGGGTGGCGCGCTATGACGACCCGGACGGCCCGGCGACGCCCCTGCCGATCCCCGAGGAATGGGCCGAGCTGGTCACCAATGAGGGGTTCGAGGCGCTGGCGATCACCGATGACGGCGATGTGCTGACCCTGCCCGAATACGCGCCCGACGGCCGCAGCTTTCCGATCTGGCGCTATCGCGACGGCGCATGGGCGCAGCCCTTTTCCATTCCCGGCGATCCCGACTGGCAGGCGGTCGGGGCGGATATGGGGCCGGATGGACGGCTCTATCTGCTCGAGCGGAATTTCCGCTGGCTGCTTGGCTTTCGCTCGCGCGTGCGGCGGATGGAGCTGACCGAGACCGGCCCCCAGCAGATCGAAACCCTGCTGACCACCAGCACCCTGCAATACGACAATCTTGAGGGCATCGCCGTCTGGTCCGACGATCTGGGCATCCGCATCACGATGATTTCTGACGATAATTTCCTGCCCGTGCAGCGCACCGAGGTCGTCGAATACCGGATCATCGACCCCACGCCCTAG
- a CDS encoding queuosine precursor transporter: MTRFLPGVIAMAAIVVASNILVQFQLGAHLTWGAITYPFAFLVTDVMNRVYGARAARRVVLAGFVTGVACSLLAAGMERTTLRIATASGTAFLLAQLVDIGIFNAMRHLSGWWKAPLVSSLLGSILDTTLFFSIAFSTSFAFIDRADDVAWANEMVPLLGLGPDAPVWTSLAMADWLMKLALALLALVPFRLIVRNMLRQPSRI; this comes from the coding sequence ATGACCCGCTTTCTTCCCGGCGTGATCGCCATGGCCGCCATTGTCGTGGCCTCCAACATTCTTGTGCAGTTTCAACTGGGCGCGCATCTGACCTGGGGCGCGATCACCTATCCCTTTGCCTTTCTGGTGACGGATGTGATGAACCGCGTCTATGGTGCGAGGGCGGCGCGGCGCGTGGTGCTGGCCGGGTTTGTCACCGGGGTCGCTTGTTCGCTGCTGGCGGCCGGGATGGAGCGCACGACGCTGCGCATCGCCACCGCCTCGGGCACCGCCTTCCTGCTGGCGCAGCTTGTCGATATCGGCATCTTCAACGCCATGCGGCATCTGTCGGGCTGGTGGAAGGCGCCGCTGGTGTCGTCGCTGCTGGGCTCGATCCTGGATACCACGCTGTTCTTCTCGATCGCGTTTTCGACCAGCTTTGCGTTCATCGACCGGGCCGACGACGTCGCCTGGGCGAATGAGATGGTGCCGCTCCTGGGTCTTGGGCCCGACGCGCCGGTCTGGACCTCGCTCGCCATGGCTGACTGGCTGATGAAGCTGGCGCTGGCCCTGCTGGCGCTTGTGCCCTTCCGCCTGATCGTCCGCAACATGTTGCGTCAGCCCTCGCGGATTTAG
- a CDS encoding PP2C family protein-serine/threonine phosphatase: protein MSDRNQPDRPQHGAQRRRLVLVVDGSRAHRAMIRIHLTRAGYEVAEADTGEAALEFCQTRWPDVVMSDWVMAGMTGPQLCQHLRAAGRNAYVFFILLCVKDQPADIAFGLEAGADEFLTKPCSAAELLARLRAGIRILRLQDETHRANQRLKQTLSALRAAQVAMDRDLNEARRLQQGLIGERQAKFGDFDVSNLLSPAGHVGGDLTGSFAINARRFGVFAIDVSGHGVAAALLTARLATQFSHSVDQNAALFINDLGLYDSRPPSILARYLNHLMLADLRVDTYFTMVYAVIDQSNGQVTLVQAGHPHPLLQRADGSVEVIGQGGLPIGVVEDAQYDEVTLTLEPGDRLLIASDGVWDATNAAGQMLGEEGMRAIFQTNQLNRGQAFVEAMSWSVLAFAGGRQQDDVSAVLIERQRAP, encoded by the coding sequence ATGTCCGACCGGAATCAGCCAGACCGACCGCAGCACGGCGCCCAACGCAGGCGCCTGGTGCTGGTCGTCGATGGCAGTCGCGCCCACCGCGCCATGATCCGCATCCACCTGACCCGCGCTGGCTATGAGGTGGCCGAGGCCGACACCGGCGAGGCCGCGCTGGAGTTCTGCCAGACCCGCTGGCCCGATGTGGTGATGTCGGACTGGGTGATGGCGGGCATGACCGGGCCGCAGCTGTGCCAGCATCTGCGGGCGGCGGGGCGCAACGCCTATGTGTTTTTCATCCTGCTTTGCGTCAAGGACCAGCCCGCCGATATCGCCTTTGGTCTCGAGGCCGGGGCCGACGAGTTTCTGACCAAGCCCTGTTCCGCCGCCGAATTGCTGGCCCGTCTGCGCGCCGGCATCCGCATCCTGCGGCTGCAGGACGAGACCCACCGCGCCAACCAGCGGCTGAAACAGACGCTGTCGGCGCTGCGTGCCGCGCAGGTGGCGATGGACCGCGACCTGAACGAGGCCCGCCGCCTGCAGCAGGGCCTGATCGGCGAGCGGCAGGCCAAGTTCGGCGATTTCGACGTCTCGAACCTGCTCAGCCCGGCGGGTCATGTCGGCGGCGATCTGACCGGCAGCTTTGCGATCAATGCCCGCCGTTTCGGTGTGTTCGCCATCGACGTGTCCGGCCACGGGGTCGCGGCGGCGCTGCTGACGGCGCGGCTGGCGACGCAGTTCTCGCATTCGGTGGACCAGAACGCGGCGCTGTTCATCAACGATCTGGGGCTTTACGATTCGCGGCCGCCCTCGATTCTGGCGCGTTACCTCAATCACCTGATGCTCGCCGATCTGCGCGTGGATACCTATTTCACCATGGTCTACGCCGTGATCGACCAGAGCAACGGGCAGGTGACGCTGGTCCAGGCCGGGCATCCCCACCCGCTGCTGCAACGCGCCGATGGCTCGGTCGAGGTGATCGGGCAGGGCGGGCTGCCCATCGGGGTGGTCGAGGACGCCCAATATGACGAGGTGACGCTGACGCTGGAGCCGGGCGACCGGCTGCTGATCGCCTCGGACGGGGTCTGGGACGCGACCAATGCCGCCGGGCAGATGCTGGGCGAAGAGGGGATGCGCGCGATCTTCCAGACCAACCAGCTGAACCGCGGCCAGGCCTTTGTCGAGGCGATGAGCTGGTCGGTGCTGGCCTTCGCCGGCGGCCGCCAGCAGGACGACGTCTCCGCCGTGCTGATCGAGCGGCAGAGGGCGCCGTGA
- a CDS encoding indolepyruvate ferredoxin oxidoreductase family protein, producing MRDHAPHSYRLKDRYDATTGRVFLTGTQALVRVLLDQARRDRAAGLNTAGYVSGYRGSPLGGVDQELWRAKSRLKQADIIFLPAVNEDLAATAVLGAQQAVLDPDARVEGVFAMWYGKGPGVDRSGDALRHGNAYGSAPKGGVLVVAGDDHGCVSSSMPHQSDVAFMAWFMPVLNPASVAEYLSFGEYGYALSRYSGTWVGFKAISETVESGASVELPADRQFTLPPFDPPPGGLHIRGADLPSPEIETRLTHKLRAVEAFVEANPIDRRIYDIRDASFGIVTTGKGHLDLMEALRLLGLDEAACRRLGIDIYKVGMVWPLARRDALRFMRHKAEVLVIEEKRGIIESQFKEHFYDWPGDKPQAMVGKHDETGAPLIPFSGELSPRLLVPILAQRLHRHFPDENLPARAAGLMQVPDLTMNVAGATRTPWFCSGCPHNTSTKLPQGSMAASGIGCHVMASWMDRETVGYAQMGGEGVPWIARQRYNGGKHIFQNLGEGTWYHSGSLAIRQAVAGGANITYKILYNDAVAMTGGQPVDGPISAAAIAQSCRAEGVTRIAVVSDNPDKFARSEFPAETSFDPRDRLDRVQRELREIPGVSVLIYEQTCATELRRRRKRGLAPEPARSVVINDRVCEGCGDCSVASNCLSVEPIETPFGRKRQINQNSCNKDFSCLGGFCPSFVTLEGATRAKDQAADLDLSAALSGLPHPELPSLKRPFDLLIGGVGGTGVVTVGALVTMAAHLEGNGASVLDFTGFAQKFGTVLGYVRLADTPEQINQLRIENGAADAVIGCDIVVASAPRASALYRRGTRVLLNLAKMPTGDLVLNPDADLRIDDRLDAIAQAVGREHVMALDANRLAQHLLGDSVFANVLLLGHAWQSGLVPVSLEALREAIRLNGTAVEMNLRAIDLGRVLAAAPERLPLPGQPEAPETTPALIARLSQELSAYQDRAYAERFESRIKQFQQALPDAIPDDLTRIAAQSLFRLMAYKDEYEVARLLTDPGFTDKLAKDWQGGRVVYHLAPPFLPARKDARGRPVKRSFGPWLTPLLRVMARGKSLRGGTLDPFSYSAERREERELIGWFEAILHDLPPMLASASPDRQDAAAEAAVQILGAPQLMRGYGPVKRAAVARQKELAEAAMAELSAG from the coding sequence ATGCGGGACCACGCGCCGCACAGCTATCGGCTGAAAGATCGCTATGACGCAACCACCGGACGGGTGTTTCTGACCGGAACCCAGGCCCTTGTCCGGGTCCTGCTGGATCAGGCGCGCCGCGACCGTGCGGCCGGGCTGAACACGGCGGGCTATGTCTCGGGCTATCGCGGCTCGCCGCTGGGTGGCGTCGATCAAGAGCTGTGGCGGGCCAAATCGCGGCTGAAGCAGGCGGACATCATATTTCTGCCGGCGGTGAACGAGGATCTGGCGGCGACCGCGGTTCTGGGCGCGCAGCAGGCGGTGCTGGACCCCGACGCGCGGGTCGAGGGCGTCTTTGCGATGTGGTATGGCAAGGGGCCGGGGGTGGACCGCTCGGGCGACGCGCTGCGCCACGGCAACGCCTATGGCAGCGCACCCAAGGGCGGTGTGCTGGTGGTCGCGGGCGACGATCACGGCTGCGTCTCGTCCTCGATGCCGCACCAGTCGGACGTGGCTTTCATGGCGTGGTTCATGCCGGTGCTGAACCCGGCCTCCGTCGCGGAATATCTCAGCTTTGGCGAGTATGGCTATGCCCTGTCGCGCTATTCCGGCACCTGGGTCGGCTTCAAGGCGATTTCCGAGACGGTCGAATCCGGGGCCTCGGTCGAGCTGCCGGCGGACCGGCAGTTCACCCTGCCGCCCTTCGATCCGCCGCCGGGCGGGCTGCATATCCGCGGCGCCGACCTGCCCAGCCCAGAAATCGAGACACGGCTGACCCACAAGCTGCGCGCGGTCGAGGCCTTTGTCGAGGCCAACCCCATCGACCGGCGCATCTATGACATCCGCGACGCATCCTTTGGCATCGTGACCACCGGCAAGGGGCATCTCGACCTGATGGAGGCGCTGCGCCTGCTGGGGCTGGACGAGGCCGCCTGCCGCCGCCTCGGGATCGACATCTACAAGGTCGGGATGGTCTGGCCGCTGGCCCGCCGCGACGCGCTGCGCTTCATGCGTCACAAGGCCGAGGTGCTGGTGATCGAGGAAAAGCGCGGCATCATCGAAAGCCAGTTCAAGGAACATTTCTACGACTGGCCCGGCGACAAGCCGCAGGCGATGGTGGGCAAGCATGACGAGACCGGCGCGCCGCTGATCCCGTTCTCGGGCGAGTTGTCGCCGCGTCTGCTGGTCCCGATCCTCGCCCAGCGGCTGCACCGTCACTTTCCCGACGAAAACCTGCCTGCCCGCGCCGCCGGGCTGATGCAGGTGCCGGATCTGACGATGAATGTTGCGGGGGCGACGCGGACGCCGTGGTTCTGTTCGGGCTGTCCGCACAACACCTCGACCAAGCTGCCGCAGGGCAGCATGGCGGCGTCGGGCATCGGCTGTCATGTCATGGCAAGCTGGATGGACCGCGAGACGGTCGGCTACGCCCAGATGGGTGGCGAGGGCGTGCCGTGGATCGCCCGGCAGCGCTATAATGGCGGCAAGCACATCTTCCAGAACCTGGGCGAGGGGACGTGGTATCATTCGGGCTCGCTGGCCATTCGTCAAGCGGTCGCGGGTGGTGCGAACATCACCTACAAGATCCTGTATAACGATGCCGTCGCCATGACCGGGGGGCAGCCGGTCGACGGGCCGATCAGCGCCGCCGCCATCGCCCAGTCCTGCCGGGCCGAGGGCGTGACCCGCATCGCCGTGGTCAGCGACAACCCCGACAAGTTCGCCCGCAGCGAATTTCCCGCCGAGACCAGCTTTGACCCTCGCGACCGGCTCGACCGGGTGCAGCGCGAATTGCGCGAGATCCCCGGCGTGTCGGTGCTGATCTACGAGCAGACCTGCGCCACCGAACTGCGCCGCCGCCGCAAGCGCGGGCTGGCGCCCGAGCCGGCGCGCTCGGTGGTGATCAACGACCGGGTCTGCGAGGGCTGCGGCGATTGCTCGGTCGCGTCGAACTGCCTGTCGGTCGAGCCGATCGAGACGCCCTTTGGCCGCAAGCGGCAGATCAACCAGAACAGCTGCAACAAGGATTTCTCGTGCCTAGGCGGGTTCTGCCCCAGCTTCGTTACGCTGGAAGGCGCGACGCGGGCCAAGGACCAGGCCGCCGATCTGGACCTGAGCGCGGCGCTGTCGGGCCTGCCGCATCCCGAGCTGCCCAGCCTGAAACGCCCCTTCGACCTGCTGATCGGCGGCGTCGGCGGGACCGGGGTGGTGACGGTGGGCGCGCTGGTCACCATGGCCGCGCATCTTGAGGGCAACGGCGCCTCGGTGCTGGATTTCACAGGGTTCGCGCAGAAATTCGGCACGGTCCTGGGCTATGTCCGGCTGGCCGACACGCCTGAGCAGATCAACCAGCTGCGGATCGAGAACGGCGCCGCCGACGCGGTCATCGGCTGCGATATTGTCGTGGCCTCGGCCCCGCGCGCGTCGGCGCTGTATCGGCGCGGGACGCGGGTATTGCTGAACCTTGCAAAGATGCCCACCGGCGATCTGGTGCTGAACCCCGACGCCGATCTGCGGATCGACGACCGGCTTGACGCCATCGCGCAGGCGGTCGGTCGCGAACATGTCATGGCGCTGGACGCCAACCGTCTGGCCCAGCATCTGCTGGGCGACAGCGTCTTTGCCAATGTGCTGCTGCTGGGTCATGCGTGGCAGTCGGGGCTGGTGCCGGTCAGCCTCGAGGCGCTGCGCGAGGCGATCCGGCTGAACGGCACGGCGGTCGAGATGAACCTGCGCGCCATCGATCTGGGCCGCGTGCTGGCAGCCGCGCCCGAACGCCTGCCCCTGCCCGGCCAGCCCGAGGCGCCCGAGACGACGCCCGCCCTGATCGCGCGGCTGTCGCAGGAGCTTTCGGCCTATCAGGACCGCGCCTATGCCGAGCGGTTCGAAAGCAGGATCAAGCAGTTCCAGCAGGCGCTGCCCGACGCGATTCCCGACGACCTGACGCGGATCGCGGCGCAGTCGCTGTTCCGGCTGATGGCCTACAAGGATGAATACGAGGTCGCGCGCCTGCTGACCGATCCCGGCTTTACCGACAAGCTGGCGAAGGACTGGCAGGGCGGGCGCGTCGTCTATCATCTGGCGCCGCCCTTCCTGCCCGCCCGCAAGGATGCGCGCGGACGCCCGGTCAAGCGCAGCTTCGGGCCGTGGCTGACGCCCCTGCTGCGCGTCATGGCGCGGGGGAAATCGCTGCGGGGCGGGACGCTCGACCCCTTCTCCTACAGCGCCGAGCGGCGGGAAGAGCGAGAGCTGATCGGCTGGTTCGAGGCGATCCTGCACGACCTGCCGCCGATGCTTGCGAGTGCGTCGCCCGACCGGCAGGACGCCGCGGCCGAGGCCGCAGTCCAGATCCTCGGCGCGCCGCAGCTGATGCGCGGCTATGGCCCGGTGAAACGCGCGGCTGTGGCCCGCCAGAAAGAGCTGGCCGAGGCGGCGATGGCGGAATTGTCCGCCGGCTGA
- a CDS encoding NAD-dependent epimerase/dehydratase family protein, whose amino-acid sequence MRVLITGSAGFIGYHLSDLLLSEGHEVVGLDSHNDYYDPALKAAREARLSGRDGFTPVRGKVETPGLLAELFARHRPEAVVHLAAQAGVRYSIENPRAYVEANLLGSFELLEAARAHPPRHLLMASTSSVYGANTEMPYRETDKADSQMSFYAATKKSNEAMAHSYAHLFDIPTTMFRFFTVYGPWGRPDMAPYLFTSAILDGRPIKVFNHGDMRRDFTYVSDLVRAIRLLIDAAPGRPATPDQIEPGDSLSPVAPWRVVNIGNGESVPLPEFIAAIEAASNRQAIRELLPMQPGDVPATWADTALLRRLTGYAPQTSVQEGARAYVAWFREYYGVS is encoded by the coding sequence ATGAGGGTTCTGATTACCGGCTCGGCCGGGTTCATCGGCTATCATTTGTCCGATTTGTTGCTGTCCGAGGGGCATGAGGTCGTCGGCCTGGACAGCCACAACGACTACTACGACCCGGCGCTGAAGGCCGCGCGCGAGGCGCGTCTGAGCGGACGCGACGGCTTTACGCCAGTGCGCGGCAAGGTCGAGACGCCCGGCCTGCTGGCAGAACTGTTCGCCCGCCACCGGCCCGAGGCGGTGGTCCATCTGGCCGCGCAGGCCGGGGTCCGCTATTCGATCGAGAACCCGCGCGCCTATGTCGAGGCCAATCTGCTGGGCAGTTTCGAGCTGCTCGAGGCCGCGCGCGCCCATCCGCCGCGCCACCTGCTGATGGCCTCGACCAGTTCCGTCTATGGCGCCAACACCGAGATGCCCTATCGCGAGACGGACAAGGCCGACAGCCAGATGTCCTTCTATGCCGCGACCAAGAAATCGAACGAGGCGATGGCGCATAGCTATGCGCATCTGTTCGACATTCCCACGACGATGTTCCGGTTCTTTACCGTCTATGGCCCCTGGGGGCGGCCGGACATGGCGCCTTACCTGTTCACCAGCGCGATCCTGGACGGGCGGCCGATCAAGGTCTTCAACCATGGCGACATGCGGCGCGATTTCACCTATGTCAGCGACCTGGTGCGGGCGATCCGGCTGCTGATCGACGCCGCGCCCGGCCGCCCGGCGACGCCGGATCAGATCGAGCCGGGCGACAGCCTCTCGCCCGTCGCACCGTGGCGGGTGGTCAATATCGGCAATGGCGAGTCGGTCCCGCTGCCCGAGTTCATCGCCGCGATCGAGGCCGCGTCGAACCGGCAGGCGATCCGCGAACTGCTGCCGATGCAGCCCGGCGATGTGCCCGCGACCTGGGCCGATACGGCGCTGCTGCGGCGATTGACGGGATACGCGCCGCAAACTTCGGTTCAGGAGGGCGCCCGGGCCTATGTGGCGTGGTTCCGGGAGTATTATGGGGTGAGTTGA